One Candidatus Limnocylindrales bacterium genomic window, AGCACACGATTGGTATACACCAATTCCATGGCCCGTTTCAATCCCACCAGTCTGGGAAGAAAATAAGTAGAACTCCCATCCGGGGTAGCCGCAATGCCGGTATAGGCCATGGTAAACCTGGCCGTTTCAACGGCAACAGCCATGTCACAAGCCATAGCCAGGCTCATCCCGGCACCCGCTGCAACCCCGTTGACCGCTGCAATCACAGGTTTTGGCATCCGGGTAATCTCGGAAAGAGCCGTATGAAAATAGAGAATAAGTTGTTTAAGAAAAATGGAAATAGAATCCAGATTATCTTTAAAACTCTTCACATCTCCACCGGCACAAAATGCTTTTCCGGCCCCCGTAATAACTACCGTCCGGATACCTGGATCTTCGCCACAGTGTAAGATAGCCTCCAGAAATTCCTTTCCTAAAGTATTATTTAAGGCATTATAACTTTCCGGCCGATTGAGAGTAATGGTTGCAACCGGTCCTTTCTTGTCCAGAATCAAGGTTTCATAGTTCATAGCAGTCACTCCTCCCTATGGAGGTTGATATATCTCACAAGTTAAATCCGGTCAATAATTTTTAATAATTTTTATATTGAGAGAACGTTCGAATCCCTGTGGAAATTTAGCAAGCCTTTTTAACTCAGTATCTTAGCAAAAAATCAATAAATCTCTTTAAAAAAACCTTGGATTTCTTATAGACCGGATTTTTTCTCAGTTTCTCCAGCCGGTTTCCCTGTGACTGGTAAGCCGTTATCCCGTTAAAAACGATAACATTACTTGGTAAAGTAAATTTTGTGCCCCTCTCCGCCTTCACCCCCGGCCTCCATATGCGCCAGGATAAGCAGAGAAGAACACCTCCTTAGCCCCCCTCCAGGGGGGACTTAAAGGGGAATGGCTCCTGACCGAAGTCCCCCCTGGAGGGGGGCTAAGGAGGTGTTTCTTTTTCCACCTACTAAATGGATACGGATACTTAAAATTTTCGCCGGGGTATCCGAGGATTTCTTATTTGGGAGTCAGGATTGTGGAAAAGTTCTTTTAACCGTGCCAATGGGATCTTCGAGGAGGGGAATAGGGATAAATATCGTCGAACGAGAGCGGGCCACCTGAGCTATCGACTGAAAACGATCTTGAGCTTTCTGTCGTCTGCGATCCGTGTCACCTTCTTTTCGTAAATCATCCTGGTGGAATACCCGGGTGTCTGGGTCTATAAAGGTTACCCCATAGCTTTGAGGGGAAAATCCCTTCCATTCATCCAATCCACAGAGAATGGCACGGATATTTCTCTTAGGCATATTCAGGCGTCTTAAAGACTCCATTTCTCGATCCCACGGTGTGGTAAAGTCAGAAATTCCAATCACCAACGTATCTCGGAGCCGGAAAGGGGCCAGAAGACCGAACATATCTAAATTCTTCTTGGGTGGAAAAGCACGTACCCGTTGTTGAGACAAAGCCCGAAGAAACATCTTAAAGTGTTCCTCCGACATATTCCACCCTGAATCGTAGGACCATTTTGGATGAAAACAGATGAGGCGAAAAGGATCCTGGTTTTCAAAAGCGGAGAGCGCAAACAGCCAGAGGAGTTCTGTGGCGTATTCCTGCTTTCGGATCGGAGCCGCCATAGAGGGTCTGGTATCCAAAATGCAAATCACACGGATGGTTTTTTCCGCATAATAGGTCCGCACCCAGGGCTCAAGATCCGGCATATTCGAGATCCTCTCGGATACAGAATCATCAATATGGAGGGGATTATCAGAACTTCTATAGGGGCGAAATCCCTTAAAATCCAATCCTTTTCCACTTATAAGGCTATTATGCACACCGGTATATACCGAAGTCATAACCTTTCGAATTTTAAGTGGAAGGCGTCCGACAGGTTTTACAACGGGTATAGAGAGGGTCATACCTACCAGGCCTCCTCAATCAGAGTTTGCAAAATGATATCCGCTGTAATGCTGGAGTTGATTTTATCAAACCGGGCCAGTGTTTTCTTAAGAATTTTTCGCAAAGGCTCAGGCAGGTCCTCGGGATCTGTTTTCATCAATTCCTCAGAGAAAAATTCAAGCACGGAGGGCGCAAAAACTATGCGATGCCTAAAGACCGGTAGCAGAACTTCCTTTACGTCTTCCGGCAAAACATAGTTTCGATAGTGTCTAAAGGCGTGGACCTTTGCCGCCCCTTCCCAATGGGTTGCCCCTCGGGCGGAAATTCCACATAGGATAATAGGAGCTTGAAATTTTTCATGGAACCACCGAAGGTAATTAACCGGGTTATGGGAAATGGTAATAAATCGACCCATGGCCTGACGGATCAACTTACTGACATAAACGTTTTGATGGATGAACCTGCGAATCTCGTCGACCAGTTTTACATCGCATACCTGCTTGAGCTCAAAATCTACAAAACTACTGGTTCGTTCTAAAATCTCTGCATATTCCTCCGCTGTAAAGGGCCTGCCAATAATCTTAAACATGGTTCGATCCAAAAGCGGCGGGGGAATTCGATAGGTCCCTTCGGCTTCAATCCAGTTCATGGTCATAATGGCAAAGGGCCTGGTGGAATAGGTCACACCCCGGGAAGTAACTTTCCCTTCACCCAACAATTCCAAAAGAGCTCCACCCAAAAAACTAGGAGTATTTCGGTTTATTTCATCCAGAAGCAGGAAATCTGCAAAAGCGGCCCCGGGGACAAACCGGAAATAGCGCTTGTCGTTTTCATCCACATCCACCACCCAGCCTCCGATTAAATCTGCCGGTACGTTGTCGTTGGCACCCTGAAACCGTTCCCACTTGCCTCCAAGCACCTTCGAGGGGATGGTAGCCAGCAGGGTTTTTCCCTTACCTGGGTCATCCTCGTACAGCACATGACCGCGTCCCAAATGACCCAGATCCCGATCTCCCACGGCAAAAAGCCCCAGGGTGGTATACTTGATCAGGTCATCCTGGGCTACAAGGACACGTCTAAAGGAAGATTCCACAGGCCATATAACTTTAGAAACGTACCAAAACTGTTTTTCCGAGCAGGGAAGCTTACCCTGTTTTATACCTTCTTCCAGGTAAGGATCAGGACCAAAGTCAGGATCAAAATCTACCTCATAATCTAAATCTATAAGCTTAGACCTATCGAAATTTGGATCCAGGTATTCATAACTATCTCGAAGACTCATCGTCGACCTCTCTTCAGATTAGATTTAAAGATTTAATGTAATAAGCTATACAGGTGCTTTATTTTTTTAAGAATTACAGATATTTTTATATCTTTTTATCAAGGGTGTCAATAAAATAAGAAAAGAATGAGGGTTCGGTAAAATAATCCATAAATTGAACCCACAGGTTATTTAGCTATTGACTTCCTGTCTGGTTGATGCTTTAAATATTTTTCTATGATGACAGAAACTTCTTATAAAACGATGACCTTACCAAAGGAAAAAACAAGGTTTTTGGATACCTTCCATCTCCTTTTTCTGGGAATCCTCGGGTTTGCTTTGTTTCTGAGGTTATTCCAGTTGGGTGAAAAACCCTATCACCATGATGAAAGTCTCTATGCCACCTATTCCTGGAACCTTTATACAGGTAGGGGATACCAATACTTTCCTATGCTGCATGGGCCTTTTCTGTTTCATATCAATACCCTGTTCTTTTTCCTGTTTGGGGTCAGTAATTTTACCGCCCGGTTATCGGTAGCCCTTTTTGGAACGGCCCTGGTTGGACTGACTTATTATTTAAAGGAACAGCTTGGGGAAAAGGGGGTTCTGGCTGCCGCAACGTTTCTGGCCCTGTCTCCTATTAATCTTTATTTTAGCAGATTTTTAGCCCATGACAGCTACGTGGCTGTATTCACCCTGCTTCCGGTTATTTTTTTTATTAAATACCTTAAAGATCTGAATAACAGATCTTATCTGTATGGTCTTGCGATCTCTCTGGCCTTCCTGTTTACCATTAAATTGACGGCCTATATTCATACCTTTATTTTTGTCACGTTTGGCGTGGTCTATGAGTTTGTAATTCGTCGCCGGCAGTTCGTTGTAAAAAATAAGAAGGACCTTTCCTCAGGCAAGGGGAAGAAATCCCGAACCCCGAATGATGGTCAGTTGTTTACGGCTGACAGGTCTTTTCTAAGAGAAGCTCAAAACTTTCTACGGGAGCACAAATTCCCCCTCCTCCTTGCATCCTTCATGTTTATAGGTATATACATTACGCTCTATACCACCTTCTTCACCAACCCCAGGGGAGTCTGGGATAGTATTTTTACCACCTTTCAATATTGGATCGAACAGAATCGAATTCAACGAATCCGGGGGGCCTTTACGTATTATCTCCCGTTTTTAGTCCTCTATGAACTCCCGGTAATTCTGGTTGTTGGATTAGGACTTTTCACCAAACTTTCTAAAACAGCGTATACCCGAGAGATTTTTATCGGGGCAACCCTGACAACTGGAGTCCTGATGTATACTTTCTGGAATAGTCTTCTTCCCAAGGAGTTGAGTCTTTTCGGGCAGGTTTTTCAGGTAAATCATCTGACCCATATGGATACCTTCGCAGATGTTGTTTATGCCCTTTATTTGATTTTTCTAGGGGGGTGGGGAGTCTTTCATTTCCTTGGCCAAAAGGAGGTTTTCACTGCCTTTCTTCTTTACTGGTCCGTTATGGCCCTTTTGATTTACTCCTATGCCGGGGAGAAAATACCCTGGTTATCCGTTCACGTAGCTCTTCCCCTTATACTTTTAGCCGGAAAGTTTATGGGAGAATTTTTAAACTCTCCTTTCTTTCAACGTCATTTAAAGTATTTTCTGATTTGTATACTCCTTGCTCTGGCCTTTACCCTGCACACCACCATCCATGCGAATTTTTATTACAACGCCAATCCTATAGAACGCCTGGTTTATACCCATACCTCACCGGAAGTGGTGAAAATGGTTGATAAAATCGAAGAGGTAAGCTTCAAATTCGGTAAAGGAAAGGATACCCCTTTAGCCGTTCAAGGGATTGCCGTCTGGCCCCTGAGTTGGTATTTGCGGGAATATCGAAACTGGTACTATCCGGGGGATATCAAGACGGCTCTGGATCGGCCTGTTATTATTATAGATTGGGTTTCCCGCGAACAGTACAAGGAGTTACTTCAAGACTATTTTGAAATCCACGTGAAACTAAGGGAGTGGTGGATTCCAGGTGAGAATCCTACCTGGCGGCAATTATGGAACTATTTCCTTTTTCGAGAGGTTTATAATCCTACCGGTTCAGAAGACATTGCGTTTTATGTGAAAAAAGAATTTATGTGAATCTACACCCGGGAGTTAGAATTCAGAAGTCCTGGGGCATCCGACTCCTGGTTTCTGACTCCTGTAAAAATATGGGAAAACTCGACGGGAAAGTAGCCATTGTAACCGGAGCAGCCGGTGGAATCGGTCAGGCTATCTGTCAGACTTTAGCCCGGGAAGGGGCTGCTGTGGTAGCTTCAGACATTGACCTTCCCAGATGTCAGAAACTGGTTCAAGAAATAGAGAAATCAGGTGGACAGGCTATGGCGATTCAGACCGATGTAACGAACAAAACCGATATAAGGGGCATGGTAGACACCGTTATGCAAAAATGGGGTCGGATCGATATTTTGGTGAATAATGCCGGCATTATTTCCTTTGGACCGGTTGCTGAATTGGCTGAGGAAGAGTGGGACCGGGTACTTCGGATCAATTTGAAGAGCGTGTTTCTCTGCTCTCAAGCGGTGATGGGTGCCATGAAAAAGCAAAAGAGCGGTAAAATTGTCAACATGGGTTCTCTGGCCGGAAAAGTCGGAGGAATAGTCGTTTCATCGGCCTATGCCGCCTCAAAGGCAGGGGTCATGTGCCTGACCCTCTCCCTAGCCAAGGAACTGGCTCCCTTCAATATTAACGTAAATGCCCTAGCTCCCGGCCCGGTCGATACCGATATGACCCGAGCTTTCCCCCCAGGCGCACTGGATCAAACCATCAATCAGACACCGCTTAAACGGCAGGCAACCCCCCAAGATATTGCCAATGTAGTTCTTTTTCTTGTGACGGAAGATTCACGACATATTACCGGAGAGGTCATCGATGTAAACGGTGGGATCTTGATGGATATTTAGGATCGAGGGTCAGGGTCCGGATTGGGGTTTAAGGGTTTTTAACAACTCCTCTATATTTCCGAGAACAAGAGTTTCGAGCCTTGGAATATGGATAACCACGGGTTGAGGGGGAATAGCCAGGGCTGCAGTTCCCAAGGCAGTAACATCAACTCCTTTTTCTTTTAGTAAGCCAACAGCCGGGTTATTGGTCCCCTCCAACAAGGCTGCCAACATATGTTGGGTCAGGATGGCCGAAGCGTTTGCCGCCAGTTCGTTGGCCCGAGCAAAAACGGCTTTACTGGCGGGTGAACGACTTATCGTCCTTCGATCCTGAACCGAAAAGCTGCCTTTTCCAATCCGGGTACGCAGTTCACGACGGAAGGGGATCGGATCTATGTTAAACCGGGCGAATAATTCAGCAAGTATTGTCCACTCCCTGTGTAACTCCGCCGCTATCGGATCCGGTAGTTGTAATTGCGTGAACATCTTATCCAGGCTGCATAACCCCATAAAGAGATGGGCCGGGGCAATGAGAGCGTGATGGCCATACAAAGCCTCAGCCGCAGCAATTTGCCAGGTAAAATACAAACCGATAGAAATGTCCGGCATAGGTCCTCTCGTAATCTATAAATTTTGAGAACTACAGGATTACGTTTTATCCAGGATGCGTAATTCGCCGAATTTACCCATCCTTAAGAAAGACAAAGTTCTTCATTCAACCCCAACCTTATCCGAAAACTTCTGTAATGTCTATACTAAAATACGTTCTTTTTAAAAGCAACTTGATTTTTGATCATCCGGTCGCTTGACAAGAGTTAACCGAAACAATAGGTTAATCAAGAAGGTATCTTTTACAACTTGTCAAGTTTTTTCGTTGATATTCCTTTAACCCTCGACAGATAACGAACAATTCAAGATGAGCCTATCTACCTCTAAAATACAAAACTTATTGGGAGTTTTCTTCACTTCACTGGCCATTTTAATGCTGGAACTGGCACTCACCCGGATCTTTTCCGTAACCATGTGGTATCATTTTGCCTTCATGTCTATCTCCATAGCCATGTTTGGACTGGGGTTAAGTGGCATCTATATTTACCTTTTTCCCCACCAGTTTAAACCCCATAACGCAGAGAAACATCTTGTACTTTTCTCCCTATTTTTTTCCCTTTCCATATTTGTTTCTCTTATCGTGCAGTTACAAATCCCCTTTACTCCCGAACTTTCTCTGGAAGGGTTTATAACGGTGGGAGCCACGTATCTGGTTACCTCCATTCCTTTCTTCCTGGGAGGACTTACCCTTTCTCTGGCGTTATTCCACTATCGTCACCTGGTAAGTATCCTCTATTTTT contains:
- a CDS encoding enoyl-CoA hydratase-related protein, whose product is MNYETLILDKKGPVATITLNRPESYNALNNTLGKEFLEAILHCGEDPGIRTVVITGAGKAFCAGGDVKSFKDNLDSISIFLKQLILYFHTALSEITRMPKPVIAAVNGVAAGAGMSLAMACDMAVAVETARFTMAYTGIAATPDGSSTYFLPRLVGLKRAMELVYTNRVLTAKEALEWGLINQVVSESDFKAAVETLAGQLAQGPTWALGHTKRLLYLSEHASLETQMENEAQFIAMAGKTMDFKEGITAFVEKRKAQFQGK
- a CDS encoding DUF58 domain-containing protein; translation: MTLSIPVVKPVGRLPLKIRKVMTSVYTGVHNSLISGKGLDFKGFRPYRSSDNPLHIDDSVSERISNMPDLEPWVRTYYAEKTIRVICILDTRPSMAAPIRKQEYATELLWLFALSAFENQDPFRLICFHPKWSYDSGWNMSEEHFKMFLRALSQQRVRAFPPKKNLDMFGLLAPFRLRDTLVIGISDFTTPWDREMESLRRLNMPKRNIRAILCGLDEWKGFSPQSYGVTFIDPDTRVFHQDDLRKEGDTDRRRQKAQDRFQSIAQVARSRSTIFIPIPLLEDPIGTVKRTFPQS
- a CDS encoding MoxR family ATPase — translated: MSLRDSYEYLDPNFDRSKLIDLDYEVDFDPDFGPDPYLEEGIKQGKLPCSEKQFWYVSKVIWPVESSFRRVLVAQDDLIKYTTLGLFAVGDRDLGHLGRGHVLYEDDPGKGKTLLATIPSKVLGGKWERFQGANDNVPADLIGGWVVDVDENDKRYFRFVPGAAFADFLLLDEINRNTPSFLGGALLELLGEGKVTSRGVTYSTRPFAIMTMNWIEAEGTYRIPPPLLDRTMFKIIGRPFTAEEYAEILERTSSFVDFELKQVCDVKLVDEIRRFIHQNVYVSKLIRQAMGRFITISHNPVNYLRWFHEKFQAPIILCGISARGATHWEGAAKVHAFRHYRNYVLPEDVKEVLLPVFRHRIVFAPSVLEFFSEELMKTDPEDLPEPLRKILKKTLARFDKINSSITADIILQTLIEEAW
- a CDS encoding flippase activity-associated protein Agl23; this encodes MMTETSYKTMTLPKEKTRFLDTFHLLFLGILGFALFLRLFQLGEKPYHHDESLYATYSWNLYTGRGYQYFPMLHGPFLFHINTLFFFLFGVSNFTARLSVALFGTALVGLTYYLKEQLGEKGVLAAATFLALSPINLYFSRFLAHDSYVAVFTLLPVIFFIKYLKDLNNRSYLYGLAISLAFLFTIKLTAYIHTFIFVTFGVVYEFVIRRRQFVVKNKKDLSSGKGKKSRTPNDGQLFTADRSFLREAQNFLREHKFPLLLASFMFIGIYITLYTTFFTNPRGVWDSIFTTFQYWIEQNRIQRIRGAFTYYLPFLVLYELPVILVVGLGLFTKLSKTAYTREIFIGATLTTGVLMYTFWNSLLPKELSLFGQVFQVNHLTHMDTFADVVYALYLIFLGGWGVFHFLGQKEVFTAFLLYWSVMALLIYSYAGEKIPWLSVHVALPLILLAGKFMGEFLNSPFFQRHLKYFLICILLALAFTLHTTIHANFYYNANPIERLVYTHTSPEVVKMVDKIEEVSFKFGKGKDTPLAVQGIAVWPLSWYLREYRNWYYPGDIKTALDRPVIIIDWVSREQYKELLQDYFEIHVKLREWWIPGENPTWRQLWNYFLFREVYNPTGSEDIAFYVKKEFM
- a CDS encoding 3-oxoacyl-ACP reductase family protein, with the protein product MNLHPGVRIQKSWGIRLLVSDSCKNMGKLDGKVAIVTGAAGGIGQAICQTLAREGAAVVASDIDLPRCQKLVQEIEKSGGQAMAIQTDVTNKTDIRGMVDTVMQKWGRIDILVNNAGIISFGPVAELAEEEWDRVLRINLKSVFLCSQAVMGAMKKQKSGKIVNMGSLAGKVGGIVVSSAYAASKAGVMCLTLSLAKELAPFNINVNALAPGPVDTDMTRAFPPGALDQTINQTPLKRQATPQDIANVVLFLVTEDSRHITGEVIDVNGGILMDI
- a CDS encoding Clp protease N-terminal domain-containing protein, yielding MPDISIGLYFTWQIAAAEALYGHHALIAPAHLFMGLCSLDKMFTQLQLPDPIAAELHREWTILAELFARFNIDPIPFRRELRTRIGKGSFSVQDRRTISRSPASKAVFARANELAANASAILTQHMLAALLEGTNNPAVGLLKEKGVDVTALGTAALAIPPQPVVIHIPRLETLVLGNIEELLKTLKPQSGP